A region from the Polyodon spathula isolate WHYD16114869_AA unplaced genomic scaffold, ASM1765450v1 scaffolds_1956, whole genome shotgun sequence genome encodes:
- the LOC121310253 gene encoding zona pellucida sperm-binding protein 2-like, whose amino-acid sequence MVVVADFSLPCSFPTKMIDCFTNGTMAALAVKVESVPSLSPSQLTLRDPSCRPLQSDAINLVFYFNVNSCGTTRRFDNNLLTYENEVLFTSYRLRVACHYLVNDTKVVQFLYQNNPAPGVQPGLGDLEVIMRLAFDSTYNDLYGVEDYPVVKYLRRPLYFEVELLYSRDPQAELFLDNCWATYSADRTSSPKWDVVVDSCENSADEYLTIFHPVSSNARVLFPSHLKRFEVKMFSFTSGQDALKGQPKSMFDLFWELQWMCVQWLSL is encoded by the exons ATGGTTGTGGTGGCTGACTTCTCTCTGCCCTGCAGTTTCCCTACAAAGATGATTG ATTGCTTCACCAATGGAACCATGGCAGCTCTTGCTGTGAAAGTGGAATCTGTCCCCAGCTTGTCTCCAAGTCAACTAACTCTAAGGGATCCTAGTTGCAGGCCTCTCCAGTCTGATGCTATCAATTTGGTTTTCTACTTCAATGTCAACTCCTGTGGAACAACTAGAAGG TTTGATAACAACCTCCTGACTTATGAGAATGAAGTGCTGTTCACATCTTACCG GCTGAGAGTTGCCTGTCACTATCTGGTCAATGACACCAAGGTAGTACAGTTCTTGTACCAGAATAATCCTGCACCTGGAGTCCAGCCTGGCTTGGGGGACCTTGAGGTCATCATGAGGCTTGCATTTG ATTCAACCTACAATGACCTCTATGGAGTGGAGGATTACCCTGTTGTGAAGTACTTACGAAGACCCTTGTATTTTGAGGTAGAACTCCTGTACAGCAGGGATCCACAGGCTGAATTGTTTTTGGATAACTGCTGGGCAACCTATTCTGCTGACAGGACTAGCTCTCCAAAGTGGGATGTTGTTGTGGACAG CTGTGAGAACTCTGCAGATGAGTACTTGACCATCTTTCACCCAGTCTCCAGCAATGCAAGAGTGCTGTTCCCTTCCCATCTGAAGAGGTTTGAAGTGAAAATGTTTTCCTTCACAAGCGGCCAGGATGCACTGAAAGGACAG CCCAAGTCAATGTTTGATCTCTTCTGGGAGCTGCAATGGATGTGTGTTCAGTGGCTGTCTTTGTAG